The Crocosphaera subtropica ATCC 51142 genome includes a window with the following:
- a CDS encoding YheT family hydrolase, translating into MNSTSYTPPWGLKNGLSMSVYAGIFAGKKWKKNIQFPEPSYEEKIFMGAQETPIFGLVAIPENPRGTIVGTYGIVGDLDNQWYLRVLARKAYAAGYAVVIFDWRAHGKTAQLSPTLTSDGIYEGEDFVRIAAEAKTMGCPAPFWLTGFSLGGQLALWGIKSAQTVASWGQNLPIEASDIAGGAVICPNLDSNRSLSYLVSSPWGKYIEKRIAKQLKKLAWKIHEYHPEELDSEAIRRANSIWGFDEELVIKRLGCSSVEEYYHASSPLPLLPNLSKPTLIFYAADDPLFDPSIIPDLKTACTDNSYIDLRVTQYGGHVGYISNKNCQRESGDSDRWWAWNRILDWFESR; encoded by the coding sequence ATGAACTCTACTTCCTATACACCGCCTTGGGGACTAAAAAATGGCTTATCTATGAGCGTTTATGCTGGTATATTTGCAGGGAAAAAGTGGAAAAAAAATATACAATTTCCTGAACCCAGTTATGAAGAAAAAATATTTATGGGGGCGCAAGAAACGCCAATTTTTGGTTTAGTCGCTATTCCTGAAAATCCACGGGGTACCATTGTCGGAACTTATGGTATTGTGGGGGATCTCGATAATCAATGGTATTTACGGGTATTAGCAAGAAAAGCCTATGCTGCGGGTTATGCGGTGGTTATTTTTGATTGGCGGGCCCACGGAAAAACAGCGCAACTATCCCCTACTTTAACCTCTGATGGTATCTATGAGGGGGAAGATTTTGTGCGTATTGCAGCAGAAGCAAAGACAATGGGGTGTCCTGCCCCCTTTTGGTTAACGGGGTTTTCTTTAGGGGGACAGTTGGCGTTATGGGGGATAAAATCAGCGCAAACTGTCGCTAGTTGGGGTCAAAATCTTCCGATCGAAGCGTCAGATATTGCCGGCGGTGCAGTTATTTGTCCTAATTTAGATTCTAATCGATCGCTGTCTTATTTAGTTAGTAGTCCCTGGGGCAAATATATTGAAAAAAGAATCGCTAAACAGTTAAAAAAATTAGCTTGGAAAATACATGAATATCACCCAGAAGAACTTGATTCAGAGGCGATTCGACGGGCTAATAGTATTTGGGGATTTGATGAGGAATTGGTTATTAAAAGATTGGGTTGTTCTTCTGTAGAAGAGTATTATCATGCCAGTAGTCCCTTACCTTTGTTACCTAATTTATCGAAACCGACTTTAATTTTTTATGCTGCTGATGATCCCTTATTTGATCCTTCTATTATTCCTGATTTAAAGACTGCTTGCACCGATAATTCGTACATTGATCTGAGGGTTACTCAATACGGGGGTCATGTGGGTTATATTAGTAATAAAAATTGTCAACGGGAATCTGGAGATAGCGATCGCTGGTGGGCTTGGAATCGTATTTTAGATTGGTTTGAATCAAGATAA
- a CDS encoding AAA family ATPase: protein MIDFITAASKILSFIQALPKFTNSLYEQGQKNQEINNILQQLNLSPTEIPDNVDTVYIYALIDYGVSESYAILEILRNKEIKDSFWTAYTNNNHLDFLNKVEEFLKQEPGLKEEIINNNIELAVELEKFADIFISYAKKTTSAKFKIDGVYPEWDFNVIPSEFRALIEEKTGLFCGRSFVFQEFDKFINNQSKGYFTVIGDAGMGKSSIASKYILAKKVPCYFNIATEGKNKPEQFLNNIRQQLIIRYKLQNQENADLRTLLQKASEKLSEKQKLIILVDALDEVEQEGSSNLLDLPQNLPNRVYFLLTRRPYNSQTQRLTTSPDTTYETLDLKEEKYQKLNEQDVKQYIGLFLQNDQQYKDKLQKWLKDRKIDELTFIEEVAKKSENNFMYLRYVLPWIAEDKYSDLTLQGLPTGLQEYYEQHWQQMNMEEEANETKVKIFYMLVKRGDEISSEMIANILDLDEYDVSSVLENKDWFEYITIRKDKTEDKIYYRIYHKSFLEFLQDKRKLSKGRRLFKEVNDKMAEYMLKEMN from the coding sequence ATGATTGACTTTATTACCGCGGCATCTAAGATATTAAGTTTCATACAAGCGTTGCCTAAATTTACTAATAGTTTATATGAGCAAGGGCAAAAAAATCAAGAAATTAATAATATTTTACAGCAGTTGAATTTATCTCCTACGGAAATTCCTGATAATGTGGATACTGTTTATATTTATGCTTTGATAGATTATGGTGTATCTGAGTCTTACGCTATTTTAGAAATTCTCAGAAACAAGGAGATTAAGGATAGTTTTTGGACTGCTTATACTAATAATAATCATTTAGATTTTTTAAATAAAGTAGAAGAATTTTTAAAGCAAGAACCCGGGTTAAAAGAAGAAATTATCAACAATAATATCGAGCTTGCAGTTGAATTAGAGAAATTTGCGGATATCTTTATTTCCTATGCAAAAAAAACGACTTCAGCTAAATTTAAAATTGATGGGGTTTATCCTGAATGGGATTTTAATGTTATTCCTAGTGAGTTTAGGGCTTTAATTGAGGAAAAAACGGGTTTATTTTGTGGTAGAAGTTTTGTTTTTCAGGAGTTTGATAAATTTATTAATAACCAATCTAAAGGATATTTTACAGTGATTGGTGATGCAGGAATGGGTAAAAGTTCTATTGCTTCTAAGTATATTTTGGCGAAAAAGGTTCCTTGTTATTTTAATATTGCCACTGAAGGAAAAAATAAACCTGAACAGTTTCTAAATAATATTCGGCAACAATTAATTATACGTTATAAATTACAAAATCAAGAGAATGCTGATTTACGGACTTTATTACAAAAAGCAAGTGAAAAGTTATCAGAAAAACAAAAGTTAATTATTCTGGTTGATGCTTTGGATGAAGTGGAACAAGAAGGAAGTAGTAATCTCTTAGATTTACCTCAAAATCTGCCCAATAGGGTCTATTTTTTGCTGACAAGACGACCTTATAATTCTCAAACTCAACGATTAACAACGTCTCCTGATACGACCTATGAAACGTTAGATTTAAAAGAGGAAAAATATCAGAAACTTAATGAACAAGATGTTAAACAATATATTGGTTTATTTTTACAAAATGATCAACAGTATAAGGATAAATTGCAGAAATGGCTTAAAGATAGGAAGATTGATGAATTGACTTTTATTGAAGAAGTAGCTAAGAAAAGTGAAAATAATTTTATGTATTTACGCTATGTTTTACCTTGGATAGCTGAGGATAAATATAGTGATTTAACGTTACAAGGTTTACCTACAGGTTTACAAGAATATTATGAACAGCATTGGCAACAAATGAACATGGAGGAAGAAGCAAACGAAACTAAGGTTAAAATCTTCTATATGTTAGTTAAACGAGGTGATGAGATTTCCTCAGAGATGATTGCTAATATTTTAGATTTAGATGAATATGATGTGAGTTCGGTGTTGGAAAATAAGGATTGGTTTGAATATATAACCATAAGGAAAGATAAAACTGAGGATAAAATTTACTATCGTATTTATCATAAAAGTTTCTTAGAGTTTCTTCAAGATAAGCGTAAATTGAGTAAGGGACGGAGGTTATTTAAAGAAGTTAACGATAAAATGGCTGAGTATATGTTAAAGGAAATGAATTAA
- a CDS encoding alpha/beta fold hydrolase, with protein sequence MENNLSTTETKPEEIEQETGIIKVRGVDHYYEWIRQPGIIEKPVMVFVHGWGGSARYWRSTAEALSDNYDCLLYDLRGFGRSKLPENPLNLSYDLEEYAEDLKALLDGLGLDKVYMNSHSMGASVGALFSTMYPEKVERSILTCNGIFEYNKLAFDTFHLFGGYVVKFRYNWFLKVPFAPRLFMSRFLHRPIDKLEKIAFLEDFILADYEAALGTIYTSVSKKAVETMPKKFAEISVPTLLVSGEKDIIIPAAMGREAAKLNDKIEYVEIAKTAHFPMLEDKETYLSHVREFLNY encoded by the coding sequence ATGGAGAATAATCTATCTACCACTGAAACGAAACCCGAAGAAATTGAGCAAGAGACAGGCATTATTAAGGTGCGTGGGGTGGATCATTATTATGAATGGATACGACAGCCAGGAATCATAGAAAAGCCTGTAATGGTGTTTGTTCATGGATGGGGTGGATCAGCAAGATATTGGCGCAGTACCGCAGAAGCTTTAAGTGATAATTATGATTGTTTATTGTATGATTTACGGGGGTTTGGTCGTTCAAAATTGCCAGAAAATCCGTTAAATTTGAGTTATGATTTAGAAGAATATGCAGAAGATTTAAAGGCATTATTAGATGGGTTAGGACTTGACAAAGTTTATATGAATAGTCACTCGATGGGTGCTTCTGTTGGGGCTTTATTTAGCACTATGTATCCTGAAAAAGTAGAGCGTTCTATTCTTACTTGTAATGGTATTTTTGAATATAATAAGTTGGCGTTTGATACCTTTCATCTGTTTGGGGGATATGTGGTTAAGTTTCGTTATAATTGGTTTTTAAAAGTACCGTTTGCTCCTCGTTTATTTATGTCTAGGTTTTTACATCGTCCTATTGATAAATTAGAAAAAATTGCTTTTTTAGAGGATTTTATTTTAGCAGATTATGAAGCAGCACTAGGAACGATTTATACATCGGTGAGTAAAAAAGCAGTAGAAACCATGCCCAAAAAGTTTGCAGAGATTTCTGTGCCAACATTGTTAGTTTCTGGGGAAAAAGATATTATTATTCCTGCTGCAATGGGACGAGAAGCCGCTAAATTAAATGATAAGATTGAATATGTAGAAATAGCGAAAACGGCACATTTTCCCATGTTGGAAGATAAAGAAACATATTTAAGTCATGTTAGAGAGTTTCTGAATTATTAA
- a CDS encoding nucleotidyltransferase family protein yields the protein MNINQLIQEKREEIIMIAAKHGASNLRIFGSVARGEADENSDLDLLIDYDSKKRSPWFPLRLIRELETLLGCKVDIVTEQGLKDRIKERVLQEAMRL from the coding sequence ATGAATATCAATCAATTAATTCAGGAAAAACGAGAAGAAATTATTATGATTGCGGCTAAACACGGCGCGAGTAATCTGCGTATTTTTGGTTCCGTTGCCAGAGGTGAAGCAGACGAAAACAGCGACCTTGATTTATTAATTGATTATGACAGTAAAAAAAGGAGTCCTTGGTTTCCCTTGAGATTAATCCGAGAGTTAGAAACATTGTTAGGTTGTAAAGTTGATATTGTTACCGAACAAGGATTAAAAGATAGAATTAAAGAGCGTGTGTTACAAGAAGCTATGAGGTTATAA
- a CDS encoding M48 family metallopeptidase produces MKLNWYLSIILVGILCPNFALSQEIEQNQTSFLKENSSLETTPKADKSFEITDLSNKNPEESNNTVSESTVSNTTDEKPQPKPVETSIPKTTETSTSEETEETTTATTDSCTASPPQVEHPLITPVQVADNETEKPENNAAALSLEKPSEIEEETTQNKEEKEDKILNISQAEIIHYPTLAKADHFYKCGETLLAERFYREVKEPFGSEEELNREILAQAVYEPEYLLPGGAVYWRLYQESLTESEVYKSKRIAPLQLLSQDYPEFIPGHIKYAEILRKDERPEDALKVLENAVSLYPNEAPLVKAKIEADEQAENWLAASLTARQFAVFNQEHFLRDEFKELADKNLDRYQGDLQEQMTWNLVGNAIMSGVGAALMGNVFAPLSTIQTSYLLLQGESAIGESYAEGFKNRLTLIEDPEVTGYINEIGHKLAKVAGRDEFEYEFFVVMDENLNAFALPGGKIFINAGAIAKTSSEAEIAGLLAHELAHSVLSHGFQQMTQGALTSSVVDYIPYIGGIASNLAILSYSRGMEEQADLFGTRLLAATGYAADGLRNLMAVMEDEHQNRPPAWLSTHPDTSDRVKYIETEIVRNNFNRFAYEGVERHQEIRKKVVQLLEEHEAKENGEEIEETPKKDDSELNQETEEN; encoded by the coding sequence ATGAAACTTAACTGGTATTTATCCATCATTTTAGTTGGTATTCTTTGTCCTAACTTTGCATTATCCCAAGAAATAGAGCAAAATCAAACATCCTTTCTTAAAGAAAATAGTAGCCTAGAAACTACGCCTAAAGCTGATAAATCTTTTGAAATTACTGATTTATCTAATAAAAACCCTGAAGAAAGTAATAACACCGTCTCTGAGTCAACTGTCTCCAATACAACAGACGAAAAACCCCAACCCAAACCAGTAGAAACAAGCATCCCAAAGACAACAGAAACCTCAACCTCAGAAGAAACAGAAGAGACAACAACCGCAACCACTGATAGTTGTACCGCTTCACCTCCTCAAGTTGAACATCCCCTAATAACTCCTGTACAAGTTGCTGACAATGAAACAGAAAAACCAGAAAATAATGCAGCAGCCTTATCCTTAGAAAAACCATCAGAAATTGAGGAAGAAACAACACAAAATAAAGAAGAAAAAGAAGATAAAATTTTAAACATTTCTCAAGCAGAAATCATCCATTATCCTACCCTTGCCAAAGCCGATCATTTCTACAAATGCGGTGAAACTTTATTAGCGGAAAGATTCTATCGAGAAGTCAAAGAACCCTTCGGAAGTGAAGAAGAGTTAAACCGAGAAATCTTAGCCCAAGCAGTTTACGAACCAGAATACTTATTACCAGGAGGTGCGGTTTACTGGCGACTATATCAAGAAAGTTTGACCGAAAGTGAAGTTTATAAAAGTAAGCGAATTGCCCCCTTACAATTATTATCTCAAGACTATCCAGAATTTATCCCTGGTCATATTAAATATGCAGAAATTTTGAGAAAAGATGAGCGTCCTGAAGACGCTTTAAAAGTGTTAGAAAATGCAGTGAGTTTATATCCTAATGAAGCCCCATTAGTTAAAGCTAAAATCGAAGCAGATGAACAAGCAGAAAATTGGTTAGCTGCTTCCTTAACTGCCCGTCAATTTGCTGTGTTTAATCAAGAGCATTTTCTACGGGATGAATTTAAAGAATTAGCGGATAAAAATTTAGACCGTTATCAAGGGGATCTCCAAGAACAAATGACGTGGAATTTAGTAGGAAATGCCATTATGAGTGGTGTTGGGGCTGCCTTAATGGGCAATGTTTTTGCTCCCCTTTCTACTATACAAACCAGCTATCTTTTACTACAAGGAGAGTCAGCTATTGGGGAAAGTTATGCTGAGGGCTTTAAAAATCGTCTCACCCTCATTGAAGATCCCGAAGTAACAGGATATATCAATGAAATTGGCCATAAATTAGCCAAAGTTGCCGGAAGAGATGAATTTGAATACGAATTTTTCGTGGTAATGGATGAAAATCTTAATGCCTTTGCCTTACCCGGAGGTAAAATCTTTATCAATGCAGGGGCGATCGCCAAAACCTCCTCAGAAGCAGAAATTGCAGGGTTACTCGCCCACGAATTAGCCCATTCCGTCCTGTCTCACGGCTTCCAGCAAATGACCCAAGGGGCTTTAACTAGCAGTGTAGTGGACTATATTCCCTATATAGGAGGGATCGCCAGTAACTTAGCCATTTTAAGCTACAGTCGTGGTATGGAAGAACAAGCTGATTTGTTTGGTACAAGATTACTGGCTGCGACGGGGTATGCTGCTGATGGGCTTCGCAACCTGATGGCAGTAATGGAAGATGAACACCAAAACCGTCCCCCGGCTTGGTTATCCACTCACCCTGACACCAGCGATCGGGTTAAATATATTGAGACAGAAATTGTCAGAAATAATTTTAACCGTTTCGCCTACGAAGGGGTAGAAAGACATCAAGAAATTCGCAAAAAGGTTGTTCAACTATTAGAAGAACATGAAGCCAAAGAAAACGGGGAAGAAATTGAAGAAACCCCTAAAAAAGATGACAGCGAATTAAACCAAGAAACTGAAGAAAACTAA
- a CDS encoding AAA family ATPase — protein MSQIKTIKNTRGHPEYLQTIITEKSRDFVGRDFVFSTINNFINNYDKGYFTLIGEPGSGKSAILAQYFNQNNNVVYYNFDPLQPPLLRGENWENSLEKERDYETFLKIVNHQLIDILSSLETNQLENEVENDNNLFSLLLQKISDKLPQNQPLIIIIDGCHKLDLNQYKRGANLLYLPRYLPKNVYLILSRRPFPNNKSNLLIETPSQILNLSNYPEENKKDIQTYLKTYGKNQEILKKLDKNETNFMYVSEIIKQPNLPPETLPESLENYYQEHWNDMNKTIEKKPELSLQILQCLLQEYSLISLETIAENLDQDEYDIEIILEDWREFSHLETRENIPYYQFYHSSFHNWLKAKVSEI, from the coding sequence ATGTCTCAAATTAAAACTATCAAAAATACCAGAGGACACCCCGAATATTTACAAACTATTATTACAGAAAAAAGCCGTGATTTTGTCGGGCGTGATTTTGTGTTTTCTACTATTAATAACTTTATCAATAATTACGATAAAGGTTATTTTACTCTTATTGGTGAACCAGGAAGCGGAAAAAGTGCGATTCTTGCTCAATATTTCAACCAAAATAATAATGTTGTTTACTACAATTTTGATCCCCTCCAACCCCCTTTATTAAGGGGGGAGAATTGGGAAAACTCCTTAGAAAAGGAGAGAGATTATGAAACTTTCTTAAAAATTGTCAATCATCAATTAATCGATATCTTATCGAGTTTAGAAACAAATCAACTTGAGAATGAAGTAGAAAATGATAATAACTTGTTCTCATTATTACTACAAAAAATTAGTGATAAATTACCCCAAAACCAACCCTTAATTATCATTATTGATGGTTGTCATAAACTTGACTTAAACCAATATAAAAGAGGCGCAAACCTTCTTTATTTACCCCGTTATCTCCCCAAAAATGTCTATTTAATCCTTAGTCGTCGTCCTTTTCCTAACAATAAATCAAATTTATTAATAGAAACCCCATCACAAATCTTAAACTTATCCAACTATCCCGAAGAAAATAAAAAAGACATCCAAACTTATCTAAAAACCTATGGAAAAAATCAAGAAATATTAAAAAAACTTGACAAAAACGAAACCAATTTTATGTATGTCAGTGAAATTATAAAACAGCCTAATTTACCCCCTGAAACATTACCAGAAAGCTTAGAAAACTATTATCAAGAACATTGGAATGATATGAATAAAACAATTGAAAAAAAACCCGAACTTAGCTTACAAATTTTACAATGTTTATTACAAGAATACTCATTAATTTCCCTAGAAACCATTGCCGAAAACTTAGACCAAGATGAATATGATATTGAGATAATATTAGAAGACTGGCGAGAATTTTCACACCTAGAAACTAGAGAAAATATCCCATATTATCAATTTTATCATTCTAGTTTTCATAATTGGTTAAAAGCAAAAGTCAGTGAAATATAA
- a CDS encoding WD40 repeat domain-containing protein: MGQIATHLAGKNAEFQRFFLGQFPEVQLEAGNLEQYYEKLTNFDFISLKIHHPKFGVEALIRDYDLIDEVTEQTLNSEQLKTLKFIQRTLQLSSHILNEDPTQLVGQLWGRLQGFDYPDIKTLLKEAEDSHRNKLWLRPLTASLTTPDSPLIRTLTGHNNMVNAVSVTPDGLKAVSASADKTLKLWDLTTGKELLTLTGHNDWVYEVCVTPDGLKAISTSSDKTLKLWDLTTGKELLTFTGHNNWVNAVYVTPDGLKAVSTSSDKTLKLWDLTTGKELSTFRGHNDMVYGVSITPDGLKVVSASRDKTLKLWDLATGKELSTFRGHNDIVYGVSITPDGLKVVSASRDKTLKLWDLATGKELSTFRGHNDWIYAVSVTPDGLKAVSASRDKTLKLWDLTTGKELSTFRGHNAWIYAVSVTPDGLKAVSASRDHTLKLWDLATGKELFTFRSHNDRVYAVSVTPDGLKAVSASRDHTLKLWDLPTGKKLSSLRGHNDRVYAVCVTPDGLKAVSASRDQTLKLWDLTTGKELSTFRSHNQWEYAVVITPDGLKAVSASRDHTLKLWDLSTGKKLSSLRGHNDRVCAVSITSDGLKVVSASRDHTLKLWDLAIGRELYTFEGHNDMIYDVSITPDGLKAVSASLDETLKLWDLGTGRELWTFTGHNASVNAVSVTPDGLKAVSASLDETLKVWDLGTGEELVTFSGDSPMICCSVSPDGLTVVAGDSSGKVHFLRLEESL; the protein is encoded by the coding sequence ATGGGACAAATAGCGACTCACTTAGCTGGAAAAAATGCAGAATTTCAACGCTTTTTTTTGGGTCAGTTTCCAGAAGTTCAACTGGAAGCTGGAAACCTGGAACAATATTATGAAAAATTAACTAATTTTGATTTCATTTCCCTCAAAATCCATCATCCTAAGTTTGGCGTAGAAGCATTAATTAGGGATTATGATTTAATTGATGAAGTAACAGAACAAACACTAAACTCCGAACAACTGAAAACCCTCAAATTTATTCAACGAACCTTACAATTATCCTCCCATATTTTAAATGAAGACCCCACCCAGTTAGTAGGACAATTATGGGGAAGATTACAGGGGTTTGACTATCCAGACATTAAGACATTATTGAAAGAGGCAGAAGATAGCCACCGTAACAAACTTTGGTTACGTCCCCTAACTGCTAGTTTAACCACTCCTGATAGTCCTCTCATTCGTACCTTGACCGGTCATAACAACATGGTAAATGCAGTATCTGTCACCCCAGATGGGTTAAAAGCAGTTTCTGCTTCTGCTGACAAAACCCTGAAATTGTGGGATTTAACCACAGGCAAAGAACTGTTAACTTTAACCGGTCATAACGACTGGGTATATGAAGTGTGTGTCACCCCAGATGGTTTAAAAGCCATTTCTACTTCGTCTGACAAAACTCTAAAATTGTGGGATTTAACCACAGGCAAAGAACTGTTGACCTTCACCGGTCATAACAACTGGGTAAATGCAGTATATGTCACCCCAGATGGCTTAAAAGCCGTTTCTACTTCATCTGACAAAACCCTAAAATTGTGGGATTTAACCACAGGTAAAGAACTTTCTACTTTTAGGGGTCATAACGACATGGTATATGGTGTATCTATTACGCCAGATGGGTTAAAAGTGGTTTCTGCTTCTCGTGACAAAACTCTAAAATTGTGGGATTTAGCCACAGGCAAAGAACTTTCTACTTTTAGGGGTCATAACGACATAGTATATGGTGTATCTATTACGCCAGATGGGTTAAAAGTGGTTTCTGCTTCTCGTGACAAAACTCTAAAATTGTGGGATTTAGCCACAGGCAAAGAACTTTCTACTTTTAGGGGTCATAACGACTGGATATATGCAGTGTCTGTCACCCCAGATGGCTTAAAAGCAGTGTCTGCTTCTCGTGACAAAACCCTGAAATTGTGGGATTTAACCACAGGCAAAGAACTTTCTACTTTTAGGGGTCATAACGCCTGGATATATGCAGTGTCTGTCACCCCAGATGGCTTAAAAGCAGTGTCTGCTTCTCGTGATCACACCTTAAAGCTATGGGATTTAGCCACAGGAAAAGAACTTTTTACCTTTAGAAGTCATAACGACCGAGTATATGCAGTGTCTGTCACCCCAGATGGCTTAAAAGCGGTTTCTGCTTCTCGTGATCACACCTTAAAGCTATGGGATTTGCCTACAGGAAAAAAACTTTCGAGTTTAAGGGGTCATAACGACCGAGTATATGCAGTGTGTGTCACCCCAGATGGCTTAAAAGCAGTGTCTGCTTCCCGTGACCAAACCCTAAAATTGTGGGATTTAACCACAGGCAAAGAACTTTCTACCTTTAGAAGTCATAACCAATGGGAATATGCGGTTGTTATTACCCCTGATGGATTAAAAGCGGTTTCTGCTTCTCGTGATCACACCTTAAAGCTATGGGATTTGTCTACAGGAAAAAAACTTTCGAGTTTAAGGGGTCATAATGACCGAGTATGTGCGGTATCCATAACCTCAGATGGGTTAAAAGTGGTTTCTGCTTCTCGTGATCACACCTTGAAGTTATGGGATTTAGCTATAGGAAGAGAACTTTATACCTTCGAGGGTCATAACGATATGATATATGATGTATCCATAACCCCAGATGGCTTAAAAGCGGTGTCTGCTTCACTTGACGAAACCCTGAAACTGTGGGATTTAGGCACAGGGAGAGAATTATGGACTTTCACCGGTCATAACGCCTCGGTAAATGCAGTATCAGTGACCCCAGATGGGTTAAAAGCGGTGTCTGCTTCACTTGACGAAACCCTGAAAGTGTGGGATTTAGGCACAGGGGAAGAACTTGTTACCTTTAGTGGGGATAGTCCAATGATTTGCTGTAGCGTGTCTCCTGATGGTTTAACTGTTGTTGCTGGAGATAGTTCAGGAAAGGTTCATTTTTTGCGTCTAGAAGAAAGTTTGTAG